From the genome of Haemophilus parainfluenzae, one region includes:
- the parE gene encoding DNA topoisomerase IV subunit B, with protein sequence MTTNYSAQEITVLKDLEPVQIRPGMYTDTTRPNHLAQEVIDNSVDEALAGFATKVEVILHADQSLEVIDNGRGMPVDIHPTEGVSGVEVILTKLHAGGKFSNKNYEFAGGLHGVGISVVNALSERVDIQVKRNGEVYKIAFENGVKVEELEVIGTCGRRTTGTTVHFKPNPKYFDSKNFSVSRLRHLLRAKAVLCSGLEIKFVDKVNNTEDVWCYQDGLSDYLTEAVNGFEILPEKPFVGEFKGSTEAVSWALLWLPEGGELIAESYVNLIPTVQGGTHVNGLRQGLLNAMTEYCEFRNKLPRGVKLTADDIWDRCAYILSLKMQDAQFAGQTKERLSSRQSAVFVAGVLKDAFSLWLNQNVQDADRLAEMAISSAQRRLNAAKKVVRKKLVSGPALPGKLADCASQNLEKTELFLVEGDSAGGSAKQARDREYQAILPLRGKILNTWEVASDQVLGSTEIHDIAVALGIDPDNEDLSQLRYGKVCILADADSDGLHIATLLCALFLRHFPKLVQDGHVYVAMPPLYRIDLGKEVFYALDENEKEAILERLKGKKGTLNVQRFKGLGEMDPSQLRETTMDPNTRRLVQLTYELGEDQGAETLELMDMLLAKKRAEDRKNWLQTNGDQVDLAV encoded by the coding sequence ATGACTACAAATTATTCTGCTCAAGAAATTACGGTTCTGAAAGATCTCGAACCGGTGCAAATTCGCCCCGGCATGTATACGGACACTACCCGTCCAAATCATCTTGCACAAGAAGTTATTGATAACAGTGTGGACGAAGCCCTTGCAGGTTTTGCCACCAAAGTTGAAGTGATTTTACACGCTGATCAATCGCTTGAAGTCATTGATAATGGACGCGGGATGCCGGTGGATATTCACCCAACGGAAGGCGTTTCTGGTGTCGAAGTGATCTTAACTAAACTTCACGCTGGCGGTAAATTCTCGAATAAAAACTATGAATTTGCCGGTGGTTTACACGGGGTGGGAATATCTGTCGTTAATGCCCTTTCTGAACGCGTTGATATTCAAGTTAAACGTAACGGTGAAGTGTATAAAATTGCCTTTGAAAATGGCGTAAAAGTAGAAGAATTAGAAGTCATCGGGACTTGTGGCAGACGTACAACCGGTACCACCGTCCACTTCAAACCAAACCCAAAATATTTTGATAGCAAGAATTTTTCTGTCAGCCGTTTACGCCACTTATTGCGTGCTAAAGCCGTGCTTTGTTCAGGCTTAGAAATTAAATTTGTCGATAAAGTGAATAACACCGAAGATGTGTGGTGTTATCAAGATGGTTTATCGGATTACTTAACCGAAGCGGTGAATGGTTTTGAAATCTTACCTGAAAAACCTTTTGTCGGTGAATTTAAAGGCTCCACCGAAGCGGTAAGCTGGGCATTATTATGGTTGCCGGAAGGTGGTGAGCTTATTGCAGAAAGCTATGTAAACTTGATTCCTACGGTACAAGGCGGAACACACGTAAATGGTCTTCGCCAAGGCTTGCTCAATGCCATGACTGAATATTGCGAATTCCGCAATAAATTACCACGTGGCGTGAAATTAACGGCAGATGATATTTGGGATCGCTGTGCTTATATTCTTTCACTGAAAATGCAAGATGCTCAATTTGCTGGCCAAACAAAAGAACGTTTATCTTCCCGTCAAAGTGCGGTCTTTGTTGCGGGTGTTTTAAAAGATGCCTTCAGTTTATGGTTGAATCAAAACGTACAGGATGCAGATCGCTTAGCTGAAATGGCGATCAGTTCTGCACAACGTCGTCTGAATGCAGCCAAAAAAGTTGTGCGTAAAAAATTAGTGAGTGGTCCTGCTCTACCGGGTAAATTAGCCGATTGTGCATCACAAAATTTAGAAAAAACTGAATTATTCTTAGTAGAGGGTGACTCTGCGGGCGGCTCGGCCAAACAGGCGCGAGACCGTGAATATCAAGCGATCCTACCGTTACGCGGAAAAATCTTAAATACTTGGGAAGTTGCTAGTGATCAAGTGCTTGGTTCAACCGAAATTCATGATATTGCTGTGGCGCTTGGTATCGATCCTGATAATGAAGACTTATCTCAACTTCGTTACGGGAAAGTCTGTATTTTAGCCGATGCGGACTCTGATGGTTTGCATATCGCCACCCTACTCTGTGCGCTCTTTTTACGTCACTTCCCTAAATTGGTTCAAGATGGACACGTTTATGTGGCAATGCCACCACTCTATCGTATCGACTTAGGTAAAGAAGTCTTTTATGCCCTCGATGAAAACGAAAAAGAAGCAATTTTAGAACGCTTAAAAGGTAAAAAAGGCACTTTAAACGTACAACGATTCAAAGGTTTAGGTGAAATGGATCCATCACAATTACGTGAAACCACCATGGATCCGAATACACGTCGTTTAGTTCAATTAACCTATGAGCTAGGCGAA
- the queC gene encoding 7-cyano-7-deazaguanine synthase QueC, which yields MNISNPNHNRKALVIFSGGQDSTTCLIQAIAEYGVENVETVTFQYGQRHAIELEKACWIAQDLGVKQTLIDTSAIKSITHNALMDANADIEQKDGELPNTFVDGRNALFLLYAAIYAKGQGINDIITGVCETDYSGYPDCRDVFIKSMNVTLNLAMDYPFNLKTPLMYLTKAQTWALADELGALDYIRQHTHTCYEGVEGGCGECPSCKLRDKGLQEYLATKAKA from the coding sequence ATGAATATTTCAAATCCTAATCACAATCGTAAAGCCCTTGTGATCTTCTCTGGTGGACAAGATTCCACAACCTGTTTAATTCAAGCCATTGCTGAATATGGCGTGGAAAATGTGGAAACGGTCACCTTTCAATACGGTCAACGACATGCCATTGAATTAGAAAAAGCCTGTTGGATCGCTCAGGATCTCGGTGTGAAACAAACGTTGATTGATACATCAGCTATCAAATCCATTACCCATAATGCCTTAATGGATGCCAATGCTGATATTGAACAAAAAGATGGTGAATTACCGAATACTTTTGTGGATGGCCGCAACGCACTCTTCTTATTGTATGCCGCGATCTATGCTAAAGGACAAGGCATTAATGACATTATCACAGGCGTATGCGAAACGGATTACAGTGGCTATCCCGATTGCCGTGATGTGTTTATCAAATCCATGAATGTCACCCTTAATTTAGCCATGGATTATCCGTTCAATTTAAAAACACCGTTAATGTATCTCACTAAAGCCCAAACCTGGGCTCTTGCCGATGAGTTAGGAGCGTTAGATTATATTCGTCAGCATACTCACACTTGCTACGAAGGTGTTGAAGGAGGCTGTGGAGAATGCCCGAGCTGCAAATTGAGAGATAAAGGCTTGCAGGAATATTTAGCCACAAAAGCAAAAGCTTAG
- the ribA gene encoding GTP cyclohydrolase II — protein MSKIQLVAQANLPTEYGIFKMVGFEFPDTKKEHIALVMGDISNQDEPVLARIHSECLTGDALHSLKCDCGFQLAAALRQISEAGRGVLIYHREEGRGIGLINKIRAYYLQDQGMDTIEANLALGFKADERNFNVCADMFELLGVKQVRLMTNNPQKVETMKKAGINIVERVPLNVGENRYNTKYLDTKAKKMGHYIVHNNEEHLMTCPHCQEEVI, from the coding sequence ATGTCAAAAATCCAACTGGTTGCCCAAGCCAATTTGCCTACCGAATATGGCATATTTAAAATGGTCGGATTTGAATTTCCCGATACAAAAAAAGAACACATCGCATTAGTAATGGGTGATATTTCAAACCAAGATGAGCCTGTGCTCGCCCGTATTCATTCTGAATGCTTAACGGGTGATGCATTACACAGTTTAAAATGTGATTGCGGTTTCCAGCTTGCAGCCGCATTACGTCAAATTAGTGAAGCGGGTCGAGGTGTATTGATCTATCATCGTGAAGAAGGCCGTGGTATTGGTCTAATTAATAAAATTCGTGCTTATTACTTACAAGATCAAGGCATGGATACTATTGAAGCCAATCTTGCATTAGGTTTTAAAGCCGATGAGCGTAACTTTAATGTGTGTGCTGATATGTTTGAATTATTAGGGGTGAAACAAGTTCGCTTGATGACAAACAACCCGCAAAAAGTAGAAACGATGAAAAAAGCGGGCATTAATATCGTAGAACGTGTACCGTTGAATGTAGGTGAAAACCGTTACAATACGAAATATCTTGATACTAAAGCGAAAAAAATGGGCCACTATATTGTGCATAATAATGAAGAGCATTTAATGACTTGCCCACATTGCCAAGAAGAAGTGATTTAA
- a CDS encoding phosphatase PAP2 family protein has translation MFKRLSLYTLFLCLVPFFVWGFAYHWHGNNQLMEWDYWLYLLTETGSVPYALITCGVFALLFRFLFENRKQWIMGVIVMGLSVLSTQVIKTGLKTVFAEPRPFTVYLAEKTESTTDAFYHQDRSERAKLVDKFYSTQADTPAWLKAHYEDETGYSFPSGHSIFAATWLMLAVGFSQLLGKRSFKAELLIGAMTIWGVLMLISRVRLGMHYPIDLFVAIISAWIVHLIIFGFLQKKGLFNNK, from the coding sequence ATGTTTAAAAGGCTGTCATTATATACGTTATTCCTTTGTCTTGTACCATTTTTTGTTTGGGGTTTTGCTTATCATTGGCATGGAAACAACCAATTAATGGAATGGGATTATTGGCTTTATCTTTTAACCGAAACTGGTAGCGTACCTTACGCTTTAATTACCTGTGGTGTATTTGCTTTACTTTTCCGTTTTCTTTTTGAAAATCGTAAACAATGGATTATGGGCGTGATTGTAATGGGGCTGTCGGTATTATCCACACAAGTAATTAAAACAGGTTTAAAAACGGTTTTTGCCGAGCCACGTCCTTTTACCGTCTATTTAGCGGAAAAAACAGAAAGTACGACGGATGCCTTTTATCATCAAGATCGTTCAGAACGTGCGAAATTAGTGGATAAATTTTATTCGACCCAAGCCGATACGCCAGCATGGCTAAAAGCCCATTATGAAGATGAAACCGGTTATTCTTTCCCATCTGGTCATTCTATTTTTGCCGCTACTTGGCTTATGTTAGCCGTTGGATTTAGCCAATTATTAGGGAAGCGTTCTTTTAAAGCAGAATTGCTTATTGGTGCGATGACCATTTGGGGCGTATTAATGTTGATTAGCCGCGTACGCCTTGGAATGCATTATCCAATCGATTTATTTGTGGCGATAATTTCGGCGTGGATTGTTCATTTGATTATTTTTGGTTTCTTGCAGAAGAAAGGCTTGTTTAACAATAAATAG
- the nagK gene encoding N-acetylglucosamine kinase, giving the protein MYYGIDIGGTKIELAAFNEKLEKLYTERVPTPQTDYQDWLQAIKTLVERADAHFGEKGTVGLGLPGFVNLTTGLAEVTNIRVADNKPILADLERVLDREVRAENDANCFALSEACDEENTQYPSVLGLILGTGFGGGFVINGKIHSGQVGMAGELGHLQLNYHALKLLGWDKAPIYQCGCGNQACLDTYISGRGFEMLYRDLKGEELSAKEIIDRFYAKEESAVDFVRIFVELAAISIGNIITAFDPHMIVLGGGLSNFDYLYEALPKALPAHLMRSAKVPPIKKAKHGDSGGVRGAAALFLNCE; this is encoded by the coding sequence ATGTATTACGGTATTGATATCGGTGGCACAAAGATTGAATTGGCTGCTTTTAATGAAAAATTAGAAAAACTTTATACCGAGCGCGTGCCAACGCCACAAACAGATTATCAAGATTGGTTACAAGCGATCAAAACGCTAGTAGAACGTGCTGATGCCCACTTTGGTGAAAAAGGCACAGTAGGTTTAGGTTTGCCTGGATTTGTTAATTTAACAACTGGGCTTGCTGAAGTGACGAATATTCGTGTTGCAGATAATAAGCCCATTTTAGCCGATCTTGAACGCGTTTTAGATCGTGAAGTGCGGGCAGAAAATGATGCAAATTGTTTTGCACTCTCTGAAGCCTGTGATGAAGAAAATACCCAATATCCTTCTGTGTTAGGGCTTATTTTGGGGACAGGCTTTGGTGGTGGTTTTGTAATTAATGGCAAAATTCACTCGGGACAAGTCGGGATGGCAGGGGAGTTAGGCCACCTTCAATTAAATTATCATGCCTTAAAGTTATTAGGCTGGGATAAAGCGCCAATTTACCAATGTGGTTGTGGCAATCAGGCCTGTTTAGATACGTATATTTCTGGTCGCGGCTTTGAAATGTTGTACCGTGATTTAAAAGGGGAAGAGTTATCCGCCAAAGAAATTATTGATCGCTTTTATGCGAAAGAGGAAAGTGCGGTTGATTTTGTTCGTATTTTTGTGGAGTTAGCGGCGATTTCTATTGGCAATATTATCACGGCATTTGATCCGCATATGATAGTGCTCGGTGGAGGGTTATCGAATTTTGATTATCTTTATGAAGCCTTACCAAAAGCATTACCCGCTCATTTAATGCGTAGTGCGAAAGTGCCACCAATTAAAAAAGCAAAACATGGTGATTCCGGTGGTGTTCGTGGAGCTGCAGCATTATTTTTAAACTGTGAATAG
- a CDS encoding alanine/glycine:cation symporter family protein produces MLTEFGNWIEQGLTWVIEHFDEPLWNITIVILLGVGLFFTITTGVVQLRLFPTSIREMWFGRAAEGNSLTPFQAFATGLASRVGVGNISGVATAIALGGEGAVFWMWVTAFIGMSSAFAESTLAQVFKIQDKDGSFRGGPAYYITQGLKSRCLAVAFAVSLIFTFGFAFNSVQANSIVEATKNAWNWQGEYVGLVLVVLTAVIIFGGVKRIATISSSVVPMMALFYLIMAVIILGMHIDMIPTVIANIYKSAFTFQSAAGGMFGALVSKAMMMGIKRGLFSNEAGMGSAPNAAAAAHVKHPVSQGLVQMLGVFVDTMIVCTCTAVIILLSDNYGSETLKSISLTQNALRYHVGEFGVHFLAFILLLFAYSSIIGNYAYAESNIRFIKNKPWFVWAFRLSVLFFVYFGSVKSGNVVWNFADTVMAVMAIINLVAIVLLSPIVWKLMKDYQRQLKAGKEPEFKIDLYPEIKKRVLDHRIWK; encoded by the coding sequence ATGCTGACAGAATTTGGGAACTGGATTGAACAGGGATTAACATGGGTTATCGAACATTTTGATGAGCCATTATGGAATATCACCATTGTTATTTTATTAGGTGTAGGTCTATTTTTTACCATTACTACAGGGGTAGTGCAGTTACGTCTTTTCCCTACAAGTATACGTGAAATGTGGTTTGGACGTGCAGCAGAGGGAAATTCTTTAACGCCATTCCAAGCGTTTGCAACCGGGCTCGCCAGTCGAGTTGGCGTAGGTAATATCAGTGGTGTGGCAACAGCCATTGCACTTGGTGGCGAAGGGGCAGTATTCTGGATGTGGGTAACGGCATTTATTGGGATGTCGAGTGCTTTTGCGGAATCGACTTTAGCACAGGTATTCAAAATTCAAGATAAAGATGGTTCTTTCCGTGGTGGCCCCGCTTACTATATTACACAAGGTTTAAAATCACGTTGCTTAGCGGTAGCGTTTGCGGTATCACTTATTTTTACCTTTGGTTTTGCATTTAATTCAGTACAAGCAAACTCAATTGTGGAAGCAACCAAAAATGCTTGGAATTGGCAAGGTGAATATGTTGGTCTTGTTTTAGTGGTATTAACTGCTGTAATTATTTTCGGTGGTGTAAAACGTATTGCGACCATTTCTAGTAGCGTAGTACCGATGATGGCACTCTTTTATTTAATTATGGCGGTAATTATCTTAGGCATGCATATTGATATGATCCCGACGGTGATAGCTAATATTTACAAAAGTGCTTTTACTTTCCAATCAGCCGCTGGTGGTATGTTTGGTGCTTTAGTCTCCAAAGCCATGATGATGGGGATTAAACGTGGATTATTCTCCAATGAAGCGGGGATGGGCTCTGCCCCAAATGCCGCAGCAGCTGCTCATGTAAAACATCCGGTTAGCCAAGGCTTAGTGCAAATGCTTGGTGTGTTTGTGGATACCATGATCGTTTGTACTTGTACGGCAGTAATTATTCTGCTTTCTGATAACTATGGCAGTGAAACACTGAAAAGTATTTCCTTAACGCAAAACGCATTGCGTTATCATGTTGGGGAGTTTGGCGTACACTTCTTAGCTTTCATTTTATTGCTTTTCGCTTATTCCTCTATTATCGGTAACTATGCTTACGCAGAAAGTAACATTCGCTTTATTAAAAATAAACCTTGGTTTGTATGGGCATTCCGTTTATCGGTATTATTCTTCGTTTATTTCGGTTCGGTAAAATCAGGTAATGTTGTGTGGAATTTTGCGGATACTGTGATGGCTGTGATGGCAATTATTAACTTAGTCGCGATCGTTTTACTTTCCCCGATTGTGTGGAAGTTAATGAAAGACTATCAACGTCAATTAAAAGCAGGAAAAGAGCCTGAATTTAAAATTGACCTCTATCCTGAAATTAAAAAACGAGTATTAGATCATCGAATTTGGAAATAA
- a CDS encoding Bcr/CflA family multidrug efflux MFS transporter, whose translation MSQNIKPTFIFIATLGILSMLPPLGVDMYIPSFLNIAEDLNINSEQVQHTLTFFAYGMAAGQLFWGPFGDSFGRKPIILLGVIIGAITAIILTGIHSIGSFTALRFIQGFFGAAPVVLSGALLRDLFSKDQLSRVMSTITLVFMIAPLVAPVIGGYIVKYFHWHMIFYVIGTMGFLAALLVFFIIPETHKQENRIPLRLNIIARNFMMLSKQKEVLGYMAAASFGFGGLFAFVTAGSIVYIGIYGIPVDEFGYFFMINIAIMTTASYLNGKFVLKLGAETMLRIGIAVQFISGIWLFLTALFDFGFWPMAIGVAFFVGQNPLISSNATASILEKFPTMAGTANSLMGSVRFGVGAVMGSLVASFKMETAAPMLYTMTACVVISALSYYFLTYRNER comes from the coding sequence ATGAGCCAAAATATTAAACCTACTTTTATCTTTATTGCCACGCTCGGCATCCTCTCGATGCTACCGCCTTTGGGCGTGGATATGTATATTCCGTCCTTTTTAAATATTGCTGAAGACTTAAATATCAACTCAGAGCAAGTTCAGCACACGCTGACATTCTTTGCTTACGGCATGGCAGCAGGGCAATTATTCTGGGGGCCCTTTGGCGATAGTTTTGGTCGCAAACCCATTATTTTATTAGGTGTCATTATTGGGGCTATCACGGCTATTATTTTAACGGGCATCCATTCTATTGGTAGCTTCACTGCACTGCGTTTCATTCAAGGTTTCTTTGGTGCTGCGCCTGTGGTGCTTTCAGGGGCGTTATTACGGGATTTATTTAGCAAGGATCAACTCTCTCGAGTCATGTCCACCATCACGCTTGTCTTTATGATCGCGCCGCTTGTTGCACCTGTGATTGGCGGATATATTGTGAAGTATTTCCACTGGCACATGATTTTTTATGTGATTGGTACGATGGGATTTCTTGCAGCATTACTCGTCTTTTTCATTATTCCTGAAACCCATAAGCAAGAAAATCGTATTCCACTACGCCTAAATATCATTGCTCGTAACTTTATGATGCTTTCAAAACAAAAAGAAGTGTTAGGTTATATGGCGGCCGCCTCTTTTGGATTTGGCGGTTTATTTGCTTTCGTCACAGCAGGCTCTATTGTCTATATCGGTATTTATGGCATCCCTGTCGATGAATTCGGTTATTTCTTTATGATCAATATTGCCATCATGACAACGGCTTCTTACCTCAATGGGAAATTTGTATTGAAATTAGGTGCTGAAACCATGTTACGAATTGGTATTGCAGTACAATTCATATCCGGAATTTGGTTATTTTTAACCGCGCTTTTTGATTTCGGTTTTTGGCCAATGGCAATTGGTGTGGCCTTTTTTGTTGGACAAAATCCATTAATCTCCTCCAATGCCACAGCCTCTATTCTAGAGAAATTCCCAACGATGGCGGGTACCGCAAATTCATTAATGGGAAGTGTACGTTTTGGTGTCGGCGCGGTAATGGGCTCCTTGGTAGCGAGTTTTAAAATGGAAACCGCGGCACCAATGCTCTATACAATGACAGCTTGCGTGGTCATTTCAGCCCTCTCTTATTACTTCCTGACTTATCGAAATGAACGATAA
- the rsuA gene encoding 16S rRNA pseudouridine(516) synthase RsuA produces the protein MRLDKFIAENTGLTRSQATKAIRQSAVKINGEIVKNGANKVNQEDKIYFEDELLPWVEEGQYFMLHKPQGYVCSHDDGDYLTIYQFFEPPLSGKLHSAGRLDVDTTGLVLLTDDGQWSHRITSPKHQCEKTYLVTLADPIENHYASACEEGILLRGEKEPTKPAKLEVLDDYNVNLTISEGRYHQVKRMFAALGNKVVALHRWRIGNVELDESLEEGEFRPLTQEEIDNLVK, from the coding sequence ATGCGACTAGATAAATTTATTGCCGAGAATACAGGTTTAACCCGTTCACAAGCTACCAAAGCTATTCGCCAAAGTGCGGTCAAAATTAATGGTGAAATTGTGAAAAATGGTGCGAACAAAGTTAACCAAGAAGATAAAATTTATTTTGAAGATGAATTGTTGCCTTGGGTAGAAGAAGGGCAATATTTTATGTTACATAAGCCACAGGGCTACGTTTGCTCACACGATGACGGTGACTACCTAACCATTTATCAGTTCTTTGAACCACCTCTTTCTGGCAAGTTACACAGCGCTGGACGATTAGATGTGGATACCACGGGACTCGTGCTATTAACGGATGATGGTCAATGGTCACATCGTATAACTTCACCAAAACATCAATGTGAAAAAACCTATTTAGTCACTTTAGCCGATCCAATTGAAAACCATTATGCTTCAGCCTGTGAAGAAGGCATTCTGCTACGTGGTGAAAAAGAACCCACTAAGCCGGCGAAATTAGAAGTATTAGATGATTACAACGTGAATCTGACTATCTCTGAAGGGCGCTATCATCAAGTGAAACGAATGTTTGCTGCACTTGGTAATAAAGTCGTTGCGCTACACCGTTGGAGAATAGGTAACGTTGAATTAGATGAAAGCTTAGAAGAAGGCGAATTTCGTCCACTCACTCAGGAAGAAATCGACAATTTAGTGAAATAA
- a CDS encoding DUF1919 domain-containing protein yields MSLFSKFRSAINKLQRKAINKTFQKRLTNQGMSVISANCVGAFILHDLNQPFNSPFVNLYLDPSDFVRYLQNITFYQAQPLQFIQTEKPYPVGLLGDLKVHFMHYHSEQEAREKWEARSQRLDLDNLFIMMTDKDGGKGAKYEDLQAFDNLPYPNKVVFTHKPYPELKSAFYIKGFENESEVGDLFTFSGWNGEKYYDQFDYVSWFNQK; encoded by the coding sequence ATGAGTTTGTTTTCTAAATTTAGAAGTGCCATCAATAAATTACAACGGAAAGCGATTAACAAAACCTTTCAAAAACGGTTAACCAACCAAGGTATGTCAGTGATTTCTGCAAACTGTGTCGGTGCATTTATTTTGCACGACCTCAATCAGCCTTTTAATTCTCCGTTTGTTAACCTTTATTTAGACCCTAGCGATTTTGTTCGCTATCTACAGAACATCACATTCTATCAAGCACAACCGCTTCAATTTATACAAACAGAAAAACCGTACCCAGTTGGTCTATTAGGTGATCTTAAAGTGCACTTTATGCACTACCACTCCGAACAAGAGGCTCGGGAAAAGTGGGAAGCTCGCTCACAGCGTTTAGATCTCGATAATTTGTTTATTATGATGACAGATAAAGATGGTGGAAAAGGTGCAAAATATGAAGACTTGCAAGCCTTCGATAACTTGCCTTATCCAAACAAAGTCGTCTTTACCCACAAGCCATATCCTGAATTAAAATCCGCTTTCTACATTAAAGGCTTTGAAAACGAAAGCGAAGTGGGCGATTTATTTACTTTTTCCGGTTGGAATGGCGAAAAATATTACGACCAGTTTGATTACGTCAGCTGGTTCAATCAAAAATAA